From a single Raphanus sativus cultivar WK10039 chromosome 3, ASM80110v3, whole genome shotgun sequence genomic region:
- the LOC130509260 gene encoding probable pyruvate kinase, cytosolic isozyme: MAMIEQKPKTKIVCTLGPASRSVEMVEKLLKAGMNVARFNFSHGSHEYHQETLDNLRQAMLNTGILCAVMLDTKGPEIRTGFLKDGKPIQLTQGQEITVSTDYDLQGDEETICMSYKKLAEDVNPGMVILCADGTISLLVLSCDTENGTVRCRCENSAMLGERKNVNLPGVVVDLPTLTEKDKEDIMKWGVPNQIDMIALSFVRKGSDLVQVRKLLGDHAKNILLMSKVENQEGVANFDDILVNSDAFMIARGDLGMEIPIEKIFLAQKVMIYKCNIQGKPVVTATQMLESMIKSPRPTRAEATDVANAVLDGTDCVMLSGETAAGAYPELAVRTMAKICVEAESTLDYGDVFKRIMQYSPVPMSPLESLASSAVRTANSARATLIMVLTRGGSTARLVAKYRPGMPILSVVVPEMKTDFFDWSCSDESPARHSLIFRGLIPVLYAGSARASHDESTEEAIEFATQHGKEKQLCKTGDSVVALLRVGNASLIKILTVK, from the exons ATGGCGATGATAGAGCAAAAGCCGAAGACGAAGATCGTGTGTACCCTCGGTCCCGCTTCCAGATCCGTTGAGATGGTGGAGAAGCTCCTCAAGGCCGGTATGAACGTCGCTAGGTTCAACTTCTCTCACGGATCTCACGAGTACCACCAGGAGACTCTCGATAACCTCCGTCAAGCCATGCTCAACACTGGCATCCTCTGCGCCGTCATGCTCGACACCAAG GGTCCAGAAATCCGAACCGGTTTCTTGAAGGATGGGAAACCAATCCAGTTGACACAAGGCCAAGAGATCACCGTTTCCACTGACTACGACTTGCAGGGAGACGAGGAAACGATCTGCATGAGTTACAAGAAGCTGGCCGAAGATGTGAACCCGGGGATGGTTATACTCTGTGCCGACGGTACAATCTCGCTACTTGTCCTCTCTTGTGACACAGAGAACGGCACAGTCCGTTGCCGCTGCGAGAACTCTGCGATGCTCGGTGAGAGGAAGAACGTTAATCTCCCTGGTGTCGTTGTGGATCTCCCAACTCTAACTGAGAAAGACAAAGAAGACATCATGAAGTGGGGTGTTCCCAATCAAATCGACATGATCGCTCTGTCTTTTGTCAGAAAAGGTTCGGACTTGGTTCAGGTCAGGAAACTACTCGGAGATCATGCCAAGAACATTCTTCTCATGTCAAAG GTTGAGAACCAAGAAGGTGTGGCCAACTTCGATGACATCTTGGTCAACTCCGACGCCTTTATGATCGCAAGAGGAGATCTCGGCATGGAGATCCCGATTGAGAAGATCTTCTTAGCTCAGAAAGTTATGATCTACAAATGCAACATCCAGGGAAAACCAGTGGTCACAGCGACTCAGATGCTCGAGTCCATGATCAAATCCCCTCGACCCACGAGAGCTGAAGCCACCGACGTAGCGAACGCAGTCCTCGACGGCACCGACTGCGTCATGCTCAGCGGAGAGACCGCAGCTGGAGCTTACCCTGAGCTAGCTGTGCGTACAATGGCTAAGATATGCGTTGAAGCGGAGAGCACGCTTGACTACGGAGACGTCTTCAAGAGAATCATGCAGTACTCTCCGGTTCCAATGTCCCCGCTTGAGTCGCTGGCCTCTTCTGCAGTGAGAACAGCTAACTCGGCTAGAGCCACTCTCATCATGGTCCTGACCAGGGGAGGAAGCACGGCGAGGCTTGTGGCTAAGTACAGGCCAGGGATGCCTATCTTATCAGTCGTTGTTCCCGAGATGAAAACCGACTTCTTTGACTGGTCTTGCAGCGACGAATCCCCGGCGAGGCACAGCCTCATATTCCGTGGTCTGATCCCGGTGCTGTACGCAGGGTCTGCAAGAGCCTCGCATGATGAGTCGACAGAAGAAGCTATCGAGTTTGCGACTCAGCATGGGAAAGAGAAGCAGCTGTGTAAGACTGGAGACTCTGTTGTTGCTCTGCTCCGAGTTGGTAATGCTTCCCTTATCAAGATCTTGACCGtcaagtga
- the LOC108843974 gene encoding E3 ubiquitin-protein ligase SIRP1: protein MEETMAARYWCHMCSQMVNPTMESEIKCPFCQSGFVEEMSGNGGLRDVQDPETEFGTTDRAMSLWAPILLGMMSSPRRRRRFRRAELGLEEEDNNEDDDDVADRHHHHHHHRARRHGGEIDLDREFESILRRRRRSSGNILQLLQGIRAGIASEYESSDNNERVIMINPYSQSLVVRGSSDQTHSALTSLGDYFIGPGLDLLLQHLAENDPNRQGTPPARKEAVEALPTVKITEPSLQCSVCLDDFERGVDEAKEMPCKHKFHVKCIVPWLELHNSCPVCRFELPSGNDDGDGESKVESGGGGARTRSVPESSDREVVESVGERGREDDARSGNGRRFSIPWPFSGFFSSSSSSSSSSSSASGSSQSGENNVYSRSYGSSR, encoded by the coding sequence ATGGAGGAAACAATGGCGGCTAGGTATTGGTGTCACATGTGTTCACAGATGGTGAACCCCACAATGGAATCCGAGATCAAATGCCCCTTTTGCCAAAGCGGATTCGTCGAAGAAATGAGCGGTAACGGAGGCTTAAGAGACGTTCAAGACCCAGAAACGGAGTTTGGAACAACAGACCGTGCCATGTCTCTATGGGCACCAATCTTGCTCGGGATGATGAGCAGTCCTCGTAGACGAAGAAGGTTCAGAAGAGCAGAGCTCGgtttagaagaagaagacaacaatGAAGACGATGATGATGTTGCtgatcgtcatcatcatcatcatcatcatagagCTAGAAGACACGGTGGAGAGATTGATTTGGACAGAGAGTTCGAATCTATCTTGAGGAGAAGACGGAGAAGCTCCGGGAATATACTGCAGCTGCTTCAAGGGATACGCGCAGGGATTGCTTCTGAGTATGAGAGCTCTGATAACAACGAGAGAGTCATCATGATCAATCCTTATAGCCAGTCCCTCGTTGTGAGAGGATCTTCTGATCAGACCCATTCTGCGTTGACTTCGCTTGGAGACTACTTCATTGGACCTGGTTTGGATCTTTTGCTTCAGCATTTGGCTGAGAACGATCCCAACAGGCAAGGGACTCCGCCTGCTCGTAAAGAAGCTGTTGAGGCTTTGCCGACGGTTAAGATAACGGAACCTTCGTTGCAGTGTTCGGTTTGTTTGGATGATTTTGAGAGAGGCGTTGATGAAGCGAAAGAGATGCCGTGTAAGCATAAGTTTCATGTCAAGTGTATTGTCCCCTGGCTTGAGCTTCATAACTCGTGTCCCGTGTGTCGGTTCGAGCTTCCTTCTGGtaatgatgatggtgatggtgagaGTAAGGTTGAGTCAGGGGGAGGAGGAGCGAGGACGAGAAGTGTTCCTGAGAGTAGTGACAGAGAGGTTGTTGAGAGTGTGggggagagaggaagagaggatgATGCGAGGAGTGGGAATGGGAGAAGGTTCTCGATTCCATGGCCGTTCAGTggtttcttctcttcctcttcttcttcctcctcgtcttcttcttcggcATCTGGATCATCTCAGTCTGGTGAGAACAATGTCTACTCAAGATCTTATGGTTCTTCTCGctga